The genomic DNA TCCCAGCTccactctcatcacaaatcctcccagctCCCCTATGATCACAAATCCTCCCAGCTCCCCtatcatcacaaatcctcccagctCCCCTATCATTACAAATCCTCCCAGCTCCACTCTCTGTATAAATcctcccagctcccctctcatcacaaatcctcccagctcccctctcatcacaaatcctcacAGTTCCCCtatcatcacaaatcctcccagctcccctatcattacaaatccccccagctccacTCTCTGTACAatgctctcccctctgctaaacacacacaaactttacctctctgcacatatttcccctcccccacagactttcacagtgcactcctctctgaatgaacaGATCCCTCACCTCTTCTGCCATCACTGCTCTCCATGGTATGTGCAAGCTTTTTTTTCTAGCACACTACAGTGGATCGGAGAGGTCCCCCTactgtagcacagagctgaggaggtgTTTCAGGGCTCCTCGGCTCGGTGCTACAAAGTCTGAGTAGCAGCAGGCAGGGATGGAAGCTTTCTCTCAAATCACTGCAGCAGCTGATGGTTGGGATCTGAAGCACTCATCAGTGATCGAGAACAGCAGCCCTGAGTACCCAGCGCTAGCACagagaagccagtagaggaagtgtgctgtgcagaaaacttcctctactggcttcagtattaaatgacaggctggaatggagaggagagggctgccactTGCCAAAGGGTCTGGATCACAATTCCGGTGCTTTCTGGCTGAAAAAAGTCCTATGTAGACAGATAGAGCAGTAGGGATAAGGAGGGGAATATGATATCCACTGAGTGGGACAACCCATGAGTCTAGTCAATGGGATAATAGCCAGCAACATTACCATAGACTTCCGAAGCGGTCAGTGCTCATATAGTAGGTCAAAATACCCCAAGTGGAGACATATTGGTCAAATATGTCATGTAGTAGGACTGTTAATTCCTCCATTCACTGTACGTAAATGAGTTTGGTGACCCATTCCATGATAGTAGGAGGGTGGTTAGATCTCAAGTGTCTTAGTTTTACCGATCTGGCAGGATGAAAAGGACAAAGGCCTTTCTCAGCACCTGAAATCGATCCTGCGAGCAGGGGGAGGAAGGCATTTTCTGGTGTTTCTGAGCTGCAGAGGCTCGTCAGTTGTTCAAATATTGTAAAAATCTGCAGCCAGAAGGGAGAGATCAGATGgaagaccaccagatgtgtaacataGCACCTTATTCTTTTATGTAACACTAGCAGCAATCTGAAACCAAGGGGAATATTTTGTAAAGGAGAATAGGGGGTGCATACCAATGCATCACCATCTTAAAATTATTTTCTTGAACCCTAGTTGCAACACTTAGTTCATGCATCAGGGTTTAGGAGTTCCTTACTGGTAAAGTGAAGGTTCAAGTCATGGGGTCATGAGGCTTATTTATGAGGAAAATGGAGACCTTTAAATAGTGCGTCTCATAATCACAGAAGAGGGGTATACATGTGGGGAGAGTAGTGAGGGCAGGGTGGTCCCATGGGTGGATCCAGGGTAAAGAAGATAGAGGAATAGAAGTCAGGGCAGTCTTTACGCTGACCCACAATTTCCCAgacagcaagcaattgagctgtaagtttgaaaatgactcgctaagctattgctagacttgccaggctttacaagtttgttgcacaattgcagcaagtccgcattgcatgactccagatgaactttctttgcaaacattctgcaagtctgctgcaagttcagttatgttgtgcaatagtcatcccaccacagggatcgctgtgacttgcagagctcttgctctagactcaccactgcaactttgctcttgctagagacttgccatgcatatttgctacaaattggaaaaaggTCAACTaggacttgtgcttcaagtgctctgcaagtgtaaaacttgccagtgaaaatgtgcagcaagttaacaagacttacaattcttGTTATCTGGGTTGTCCTTGCCATAGTACCTTGTCTCCTTTCCCTGAACAATGGCCTGCAGCTGAGGCACCCCAAGTTTATTGTCATACAAAGGTGAACAATGTTGTACTAAATATGTTTCGAAGTTAGTAATAATTTGATAATTTAATTAAATAACAATATACAATGACATAAAGACATAGTGAATTAAATATTCCCGCAGTGGGAGGACATGATTGCAGTGGACAGAGCCCGTCTGCCCGGACATCGTTCAATGAATCCATGCCCAATCTATGATGAATTCACAGGGCAGACCTTCCTTTTCTTCACTGCTGTCCTGGGCAGTACAACAGAATCCTACCAGATCATCACTGGGCGGAACCTGGCACGGCTGTGCTACGTAACAAGCTCTGACCAAGGGAGAAGCTGGAGTGATGTCACAGACCTAACTCACAAGGTGATTGGGGAATCCTTAAAAGGTACAAAACAGAAATCAAGTGTCAATACAATGAATACTTTGAGCAGCATCAGACATTTACCAAGATGTGACGTTTTAAtattgaactccaggcaaatagctaaatcCACAGATAAAAAGGAGCTGTTTTACATGCCAAATGATTTTTATTTCTGTTAATCAAGTTATGAGATCTACATAACTGCCAGGGCAGACGACCTGACTTTCTGCTGCAGTTAAGTTATGCACACAGGTATTGTCCTTCCCCCACcctttgactggacagtgaaatgagaactagcaaactgatgagctcatctctctgtcactatgTTCTCTTCTCCTATTAGCATGCTCCTTGTTAGTATTGCAGCACAATTTCATTTGCTGCAATTTGATAATCAAATactgtgaacatgctataggagttgttggggaCTGGAGACATGCATCAGGAGATGTAGCCTAGccctggttgaaggaaagaaaattgcataatgtatgaccTTACTTACAATTTGTGTGTACACCCATCCAGAGCCTTTGCTGAGCTCTCAAACTTCCATTTTCTTCCTGCATGATCAACACCTCCCACTCCTACCTCCAGGGATTCTCTTGTGCTGCATCCGTTCTGTGGAACTCCATAGTCTATCTGATTGGGCATTCAACAAACTTATCTTGAAACTCATCTTTTCTGAAATGAACATACCTTTGATTTCCTTTCCCATTACCCCATTTTATCCTATCAATTTATCCCATCACAACATTGCCCACTACAACAACTACTgctgccaatggctcccactgcttcttctgtgagcagagagagagggaagagagccgctgcatatgggcacagcgctggattgagatcaggctcaggtaagtatacaggGGGGAAAGGGGGTGATACAAATACAGGGACAATTTCTatcctaatacagggaatgcattaaggtaaaaaatgtctagcctttagaaccactggaTAAATGAATTTTGCTGCAAATTATCACTGCACTATAATGCATAACATTAATATGTTTGAGTATTCTGTTTTTCTCAGAGTGGGCCACCTTTGCTTTGGGACCAGGACATGGTATCCAGCTAAAATCTGGTCGTCTCCTTGTTCCTGCTTACACTTATCATATCAACTGCCGAGATTGCTTTGGCAAGCTCTGCCGCACTACACCAAAAGCCTTTGCATTTCGTAGTGACGACCATGGAAAATCTTGGAAAGTTGGAGAACTTATCCCAAACCTGCACACAGTGGAATGccaactggtgtcagtggatgaagaAGATGGAAGTAACATCCTGTACTGCAATGCCAGAAGCTCTTTAGGATTCCGAGTACAAGCTCTGAGCACTGATGATGGCATTGTCTTCCAGTCTGGACAGTTGATTGAGAAGTTAGCTGAAACACTTAATGGTTGTCATGGCAGTGTTATTGGTTTCCCAGCTCCTCTGGGCTTTTTATCAAGACAAAATATCAAAAATCCAGTTTGCTGCCAGGCTGAGAGCTCACTGGTGTTAACTAAACTGTCAGATGTAAAACAATGGAACACAAAAGGTCTTCAAGCACAGGACaacataaatacatttaaaaataatcTACAACAATGGCAATTCTGCAGTGGAAGTGGTGTCTGTAACTTGGCTTGTCACAGACACACTATATGGGAGGATGTTTGCAAAGACAATTGGTATGCTAGCATGGGATTATCAAACAAGTTAAAGTTACAGTACAAGATGTATCACAAGACTGGGCAAAAGTTTCAGACACCTACATGGGTGCTGTACTCCCATCCTACCAGTACACACTCACGGTTAAACCTAGGAGTCTACCTCAGCCCCTATCCTAGGGATGCCGATAGCTGGAGAGGACCCTGGGTTATCTACGAGGGACCCAGTGCCTACTCTGACTTATCATATATAGAGCTGCCTTCTGGTGAAGATGGATTTGTGGAGTTACCTCCCATAGTTGCATTTGCCTGTCTCTATGAAAATGGTTTAAAATCTCCTTATGAGCAGATATCTTTCAGTATCTTCACCTTGTATGAGGTCATCCAGAACCTGCCACTTAAACCCAATGTTCTCCATCATCCCATGAACAAAGACAAAAAGAAAGGGAATTGTAAAACttcataaaataaaacaaacatgctAAACTTTAATATTGTGTGCCATTTCTCTGTAACCATTTGCCATCCAGCTTATGTATCTGAAGAATACAATTTTAAAGAAGTTAAATTAATATTTTGATGGTTTACAGTTCACTTTTTAGCCACCTGTTTTTTGCACATGTAGCACTATTCGTAACTAGACTGTCATAATTTGAAGGGGTGTTGATCTTTAGATCACTAACAACTACATTATGAACACTCTAAGTCAATTTAAAATGAGAAAAAAGTTTAATGCAAATGGCATATAATAGGAAGGAGGGTGCAGTTCAGATCAGGATATACCAACAGTAGACTTGAGCTCATACTCTAGACTGGGCCTCAATCTTGTGTATATTTCTCTCAATAATCTCTTATGGTTACCTTCAGAATCACAAACTGTGATGACTGGACTTCTGCAGAGCTTAGCCTCCCTAGCAATCAAGGTTCAAGtgatatctaatgccgcgtacacacgagcggactttacggcagactttgcccggtggacgggatttcgacggacaattagatcgtgtgtgggctccagcggactttgttttctcaaaagttggacggacttagatttgaaacatgtttcaaatctatccgatggactcgagcccggtcgaaaagtccgctcgtctgtatgctagttcgacggacaaaaagccacgctagggcagctattggctactggctatgaacttctttattttagtctggttgtacgtcatcacttacgaatttgacggactttggttaattgtgtgtaggcaagtccgttcattcagaaagtccgttgaaaagtccgccgggcaaagtctgctgtaaagtccgctcgtgtgtacgcggcattagtcttcacTGAGACAGCAAGGAAGGGTTGATGTGTAACTTCCAACTCAGCCAAACCTAACCACATGTCTATATGTGGGGGCAGTTGCAGTTTGTTTCCCCAAAGCCCTATACTCCTTTCTTCCAGCTGCCAACACCTTAGGGCTCCTCCTGGGAAGGAATATGCTTGCATCCTCATATGTGCCTAGGCCCAGGGCCTAGGAGAGTTTGACCTCCAAGGTGACATCCCTATAAGCCAGATAGTGGTTCAGATttccattttgggggggggttataaccTAAGGTGACCAGATGTCCCCAGTTGCCAGGTACAGTCCCTGATTTAGGGGTGTGTCCCTGCCTAAAAGGTGTCCCCCGAATTAACCCCCGCCTATATTATAACATATGCAGcctctgatcagtgtattttgacagtggcGGGCATCATGTTTTGCAACATACCTGGATTCTCAAAGCAGCATAGTTTACCCCTGTACAGGTCATATAGAAGGGAACTCAAGGATTTTTTTACCCTACATTAAATCCATCCACATGATATATTGAAATAATGACATGAATAAAAGGACATTTTAAGAAGTGTATCCCATTTTAAAATGAGGGTATTAAAACTGGACTTTAAATTGTACTTGTACTAGCAAAAACTTCTGGACTTATAGTACTCATTTATAAGGGCGGTTTTCCTCCAGAGTGTCCTGGGAGCCCCTAAAACTGGACACTTTATTGTGCATTTACCAATTTCCTATTAGAAAGCTGGCACATTATCATCTTATAGCAGGCAAGGGGACTGCAAAAGACTGAataagccattttttaaaatttacttaCAATACAAACCTTTTTCCAGTCACAATTTCCAACAAGCATGCCTAAGAATGAATTCACCAACTGGGAGAGGCACAGGACAAGCTGAAATGTATTAATTAGACACAGGGATATTAAGAAATGAGAGTTCCAGGTCTCTATATGTGGTGGTTCAATGCAGACTGTCTTCCTGGTGGAGATGTTGGGCAAGGAGACTGATGTGCTGCAAAACATTAGTTATACAGCTGTAAATGGTAAGAACTAATGGAATTTCTAATATTTTACATAATTAACTAGCATTAATGTAGCATAAGTATTAGCTCAGTGGTTAGCAGTCTAGTGACTCTctaaaccaggggtgtcaaactcaatttcattgtgggccgcatcagcattatgattgtcctcaaaagggccggttgtatctgtaagattagatgtccagcacatcccctccccttacattagatgtcaagagccaccccaccatcaggaGTTGAGTCCCCTattctccctaacatcacagtgcaccccctttccttatgctactgctgggaagaagctggatgcattgcttgaaagcagaaagtaggagtctggaggaggaccagaggagggctggagctctcctgcagctgcaggagagatgcgagggccacatgaaatggcctggggggccggattcggcccgcgggccttgtgtttgacacctgtgctctaaACTATGAAGGTTAGTATATAATAATGTCTTTGCAGGTAGAGCTTTTAAACATTTTTAGGTTAGGCAACCAAGTTGTTTTAAAGCTCAGTTACAGTCTTACATCTTTTAACCTTTTTACAGCCCCGCACCCCTGCAATTtataaattataattattatttgctTGGAGATACCTTAAAATTCCCCTTTCTCGCAGTGAAAATACTGTTTCCTACCCTTCTTTCCAGTTGCAATGCTCTGTGCTAGcatagctgagtaacagccacattCCTTACACAAACTTGAATTCTGGAGCTGCTGTCCCTGAATGCCTACTCTGGAGAGCATTCCTACTACATTTGGTGCCTTTTGGACTTGTGAGAACCAGCTTCAAATGATAGTGCATTAGAAACACTCTCTTCAATCTTCCTTTTAGGGCTATtcttgcccacttttattaaaacacaGTTCAAGAATATCATATGGATTTCCCGCGCAGGGTTTTTCCAGCATTTCTTTGGCACAAAATTAAATGTACTATACATCAGCATCCTGGCTTAAACTTGCAGCTTTCCCACTCTGGCTTCAAGCTTTGAGGCCCTTTTTCTGTCTCTTCCAGACAGTCTTCCCACAAAACTCTATGCATGTATCTAGCATTTTCCCTGCTGCCCTGGCTCCCACCTGTCTTCTAGGTGGAGCCCTTCTGACTCTGGGCAGAGACCTCCTCTGTCTGCCAGCATGGAGCCATGAACCCTAGTCCTGTTTCTAATAGATGGTACAAACAAacagcaactgccccaacctataactggccttgactgccccaacctataactggcctattttgtagacacaataacttttgcgcaaaccaatcaatatacgcttattgcgggtttttttaccaaaaatatgtagaagaatacatatcggcctaaactgaggaaaaaatgtgttttttttttttttaaatgtgggatttttattatagcaaaaagtaaaagatattgtgttttttcaaaattgtcttgcatGGGGAGCGAGCGAGAGCAGATCTGCTGCTGGCACCTGTCTGCCCACTTCAGAAAAAGAGGCTGAACAACTGGGACTTAGCCCACACAGGGATCAGAGGACTAAGACCTGTGTGCCGCGTGACCAGAGTTCAGAGACTGCACCTATTGAGTACCAAAGCTAGGGGACTGAGTCACCAGGTCCCAGGTACCTGAGGACAGCAGACCGCCAACTGATCTGGACCAGAGTCATGTGTACCAGGAGGGGTGAGCTGAACCATTTATGCTTACCTCAGCAAGGACACAGTTTATGCATTACAGACTACTTCTTATTTAGCAGTCCACTAGCCATCTGTTGCACACTCTTAAAGGGACAATTACActagttggcaccaatgacaaagtcagaggcagatggagtgtcctaaagaacgattttagggacttaggagctaaattgaggaaaaggacctccaaggtagtgttctcaggaatactaccggtacatcgagccacaccagagaggcagagggagattagggaagtaaacaagtggctgaagagctggtgtagtaaggaggggtttgggttcctggaggactgggtcgacttctcagtcggtaaccggtactatagaagggacggactgcacctaaatgaggagggtgcagatctgctgggaatgaagatggccaaaaagttagaggggtttttaaactaggcgatgggggggagggtccagagacagtgatagccagcgcggaagatattccagagggtagtattgggggcattagtggtaggttaaccaagcacaaaaacacaaggtgagtatagtagcaagtccaagttgcaatcttgaaacacccaatacgaggacaatatgcgaccggtctaaactatgtggcatgttcaccaatgccaggagcctggcggacaagatgggtgaactagagatactgttgtacaaggaggatttggattttgtgggaatttcagagacctggttcaacagctctcatgattggctggcaaacattcaagggtataccctataccacaaggacagagagggtaaaaaagggggaggggtatgcctatatatcaagaataatgtacaagtgaatgtgagagattacatcactgagggggctagggaggaggtggaatctttatgggtagagctccaaagggatgaagctaaggggaaaataatactgggagtatgctataggccccctaacctgagggaggaagtggagacggatctcctatcacaaattggattagcagcaaggatgggaagtgttatcataatgggggattttaattatccagacatagactgggcggagggaaccgcgcattcatttaaggctcgccagttccttagtgtcttgcaggacaattttatgggtcagatggtagacgcaccaactagaaataaaacattactagatctactgattaccaacaatacagacctgataacagatgtggaaatacggggcaatttaggtaacagcgatcacaggtcaattagtttcagtataaatcacacaaataggagacatgaagggaacacaaagacactgaatttcaaaagagccaacttccctaaactacaaaccttgctaaaaaggcataaattgggataaaatattaggaacaaagaatacggaggagagatgggtttgctttaagagcatattaaataagggcattagccaatgtatcccattgggtaataaatttaaaagagcgaacaaacatcctggatggcttaactccaatgtaaaaatgcatataaaagcaaaggagaaggccttcaaaaaatacaaggttgagggatcatccacagcattcagaatttataaagaatgcaataagaaatgtaagggtgcaattaggttggctaagataaaacatgaaagacacatagcggaggagagcaaaaaaaatcccaagaaattctttaagtatgtaaacagtaaaaaagggaggacagaccatattggccccataaagaatgaggaaggacatctggttacaaaggatggggagatggcaaaggtattgaatttattctcctcagtcttcacgagtgaatcggggggcttcagtaaccaaaactgcagtgtttatcctcatgacacaacacaggaagcacctacatggttaacagaggacggaattaaaattagacttgagaaacttaacattaataaatcaccgggaccagatggcttgcatccgagggtacttagggaactcagtcaggtgattgccagaccgttgttcctaatttttacagacagtctattgactggaatggtaccagctgattggagaaaagccaatgtagcaccaatatttaaaaagggcccaaaaaacatccctgggaattacagaccagttagcctaacatcaatagtatgtaaactcttggaggggatgataagggactatatacaagattttagtaataagaatgatatcattagcagtaatcagcatggattcatgaagaatcgttcttgccaaaccaatctattaaccttctatgaggaggtgagttgccatctagataaaggaaggcccatagacgtggtgtatctggattttgcaaaagcatttgacacagttccccataaacgtttactgtacaaaataaggtgcgttggcatggaccatagggtgagtacatggattgaaaactggctacaagggcgtgttcagagggtggtgataaatggggagtactcagaatggtcaggggtgggtagtggggttccccagggttctgtgctgggaccaatcctatttaatttgttcataaacgacctggaggatgggataaacagttcaatctctgtatttgcagacgatactaagctaagcagggcaataacttctccgcaggatgtggaaatcttgcaaaaagacctgaacaaattaatggggtgggcgactacatggcaaatgaggttcaatgtagaaaagtgtaaaataatgcatttgggtggcaaaaatatgaatgcaatctatacactggggggagaacctctgggggaatctaggatggaaaaggacctggaggtcctagtggatgataggctcagcaatggcatgcaatgccaagctgctgctaataaagcaaacagaatattggcatgcattaaaagggggatcaactgcagagataaaacgataattctcccgctctacaagactctggtccgcccgcacctggagtatgctgtccagttctgggcaccagtcctcaggagggacgtactggaaatggagcgagtacaaagaagggcaacaaagctaataaagggtctggaggatcttagttatgaggaaaggttgcgagcactgaacttattctctctggagaagagacgcttgagaggggatatgatttcaatttacaaatactgcactggtgaccccacagtagggataaaaatttttccgcagaagagagtttaataagactcgtggccactcattacaattagaagaaaagaggtttaaccttaaactacatagagggttctttattgtaagagcggcaaggatgtggaattcccttccacaggcggtggtctcagcggggagcattgatagcttcaagaaactattagataatcacctgaatgaccgcaatatacagggatatgtaatgtaatactgacacataatcacacacataggttggacttgatggacttgtgtcttttttcaacctcacctactatgtaactatgtaactatgtgtaccaCCTTatagaaaagccccaaaaaaagccAGCCAGAGATGACAATTGGACTTCAAGGGTACCTCTTTGTCAGGAATGCATACACCCACCCACTATTGGTACTATATGCGTAGTGTGCACACAAGGACCTGTATTTTTTGGGTTAATAAATGCCAATACTTTAGCCGTGTAAGCGcagtggtagatgccttttcagtaagttcacagcgaacaggaactttagtttaagggcatggtagcccacttttattaaaaggaacaaaataaaggaaagttcatacatgcacttagatgcccacacaggggttcttctcccaaaaac from Aquarana catesbeiana isolate 2022-GZ linkage group LG04, ASM4218655v1, whole genome shotgun sequence includes the following:
- the NEU4 gene encoding sialidase-4: MGSRHVPARTVLFEREKNGVTYRIPALLYIPRWSTFLAFAEERLSVDDAHANLLVLRRGTFYHNYVEWEDMIAVDRARLPGHRSMNPCPIYDEFTGQTFLFFTAVLGSTTESYQIITGRNLARLCYVTSSDQGRSWSDVTDLTHKVIGESLKEWATFALGPGHGIQLKSGRLLVPAYTYHINCRDCFGKLCRTTPKAFAFRSDDHGKSWKVGELIPNLHTVECQLVSVDEEDGSNILYCNARSSLGFRVQALSTDDGIVFQSGQLIEKLAETLNGCHGSVIGFPAPLGFLSRQNIKNPVCCQAESSLVLTKLSDVKQWNTKGLQAQDNINTFKNNLQQWQFCSGSGVCNLACHRHTIWEDVCKDNWYASMGLSNKLKLQYKMYHKTGQKFQTPTWVLYSHPTSTHSRLNLGVYLSPYPRDADSWRGPWVIYEGPSAYSDLSYIELPSGEDGFVELPPIVAFACLYENGLKSPYEQISFSIFTLYEVIQNLPLKPNVLHHPMNKDKKKGNCKTS